From Candidatus Zixiibacteriota bacterium, one genomic window encodes:
- a CDS encoding ubiquinol-cytochrome c reductase iron-sulfur subunit, protein MAEQKSRRDFLNLLLGGGTLATLGAILYPTIKYITPPASGEANVTQLKLAFKRSDIEADPKKAKTFKFGRDLGIILITDTGELRALAARCTHLDCTVQNRPDLGILWCACHNGRYDYSGRNISGPPPRPLEQFAVNVVGEDIFVSREKA, encoded by the coding sequence GTGGCGGAGCAGAAGAGCCGACGCGATTTTCTCAATCTACTTCTGGGTGGCGGAACCCTGGCAACTCTGGGCGCCATTCTCTACCCGACTATCAAATACATCACACCGCCGGCCTCGGGCGAGGCGAATGTTACGCAACTTAAGCTCGCGTTCAAGCGATCTGACATTGAAGCGGACCCCAAGAAAGCCAAGACGTTCAAGTTCGGTCGGGACCTGGGGATCATCCTGATCACCGACACGGGAGAACTTCGGGCGCTGGCGGCTCGGTGCACTCATCTTGACTGTACCGTCCAGAATCGCCCGGACCTCGGCATTCTGTGGTGTGCGTGTCACAACGGTCGGTACGACTATTCGGGGCGGAATATTTCGGGCCCGCCGCCAAGACCGCTCGAGCAGTTCGCGGTCAATGTCGTCGGCGAAGATATTTTCGTATCGCGGGAGAAAGCCTGA
- a CDS encoding PD-(D/E)XK nuclease family protein produces MLKSFSHSALNTFQACPRQFKFRYIDKPDVPEILSADLYLGSSVHLVLAQLYKRASDGVLWPLPDAQSAYLAEWNKPRRDLIRVPQEHMTVDDYIRRGQEMLSAFYKRYQPFNNGRLLGVETNLRATLPGTLFRINGKVDRLWRRPDNVVEIADYKTGNRFPAGPHDKGFFGQMAFYQILVQCTWPQFTNIEVVQYFLKPQEIIPYRFSPEELDQATEDIRLAINDIHNAARRDDFPATEGSHCNYCDYFKLCPAKRHELLLAAESGSDETAEQTSILTASRLADRYIAIDAQIKQLEAERDALRDDVIRTAKELQLVKLSGQEGAVSVKVSLDEKFIGKSKDADKFAELSFLARQFQLDDCFKLETNALMDLYEKQRLTSAQAEAVKPFIITEESARVSIHRRKKDPSEDDN; encoded by the coding sequence ATGTTAAAATCCTTCAGCCATTCTGCCCTTAACACGTTTCAGGCCTGCCCGCGCCAGTTCAAGTTCCGCTATATCGACAAGCCCGATGTCCCCGAGATTCTCTCTGCCGATCTGTACCTGGGAAGTAGTGTCCACCTGGTACTGGCGCAATTGTATAAACGAGCCTCCGATGGCGTCCTGTGGCCCTTGCCCGATGCTCAATCAGCCTATCTTGCCGAATGGAACAAGCCGCGACGTGACCTGATCCGAGTCCCACAGGAACATATGACGGTCGACGATTATATCCGGCGCGGTCAGGAGATGTTGAGCGCCTTCTATAAAAGATATCAGCCGTTCAACAATGGCCGTCTGCTGGGAGTCGAGACCAACCTTCGTGCTACGCTGCCGGGCACGCTGTTTCGAATTAACGGCAAAGTCGACCGCCTCTGGCGACGCCCCGATAATGTTGTCGAGATAGCCGACTACAAGACCGGCAACCGGTTCCCCGCCGGTCCCCACGACAAGGGATTTTTCGGTCAGATGGCGTTCTATCAGATACTCGTTCAATGCACCTGGCCACAATTCACGAATATCGAGGTGGTTCAGTATTTCCTCAAACCGCAGGAGATTATCCCATATCGGTTTTCGCCCGAAGAGCTCGACCAGGCTACCGAAGATATTCGTCTGGCGATCAACGATATCCACAACGCCGCGCGACGCGACGATTTCCCCGCAACGGAGGGCAGCCACTGCAACTATTGCGACTACTTCAAGCTCTGCCCCGCCAAGCGCCACGAGTTGCTGCTTGCAGCCGAATCCGGGTCGGACGAAACCGCTGAACAAACTTCCATCCTGACAGCATCACGACTTGCCGACCGCTACATCGCCATCGATGCTCAGATCAAACAATTGGAGGCCGAAAGAGACGCTCTCAGAGACGACGTCATAAGGACCGCGAAGGAGCTTCAACTTGTGAAGCTCAGCGGGCAGGAGGGAGCGGTATCGGTAAAAGTGAGTCTCGATGAAAAGTTCATCGGCAAGTCCAAAGATGCCGACAAATTCGCGGAGCTTTCGTTTCTGGCCAGGCAGTTCCAGCTCGATGATTGCTTTAAGCTGGAAACGAACGCCCTGATGGACCTCTACGAAAAGCAGCGCCTCACTTCGGCGCAGGCCGAGGCGGTCAAACCATTTATTATCACCGAAGAATCCGCACGCGTCTCAATCCACCGCAGGAAGAAGGACCCATCAGAAGACGACAATTGA
- the scpB gene encoding SMC-Scp complex subunit ScpB codes for MNNGSLISIIEALVLASPEPLPVRRITQLLEDATPSLVNEAIATLNNRYMEAGSSFRIREIAGGYQFHILPDYIGYVEELFTRRRKMRLTRAALETLAIIAYRQPVTRAEIEHIRGVAADGVIQTLMEKNIITIVGRASTVGKPLQYGTTDEFLKFFGLSGLEALPKMSEIEELIAASQPRSQVELALPDTAGAAGDVKLNIADGTFDPVRAARMNEPDYEPVPADSDSGETERHGETDLSASGTEPVIARVSVEDLESTTHAEAHNRDTK; via the coding sequence ATGAATAACGGTTCTCTCATATCGATCATCGAAGCGCTGGTGTTGGCGTCACCGGAACCGCTGCCGGTACGGCGTATCACGCAGTTGCTTGAGGACGCCACGCCGTCACTGGTGAACGAGGCAATCGCCACGCTCAACAATCGTTACATGGAGGCGGGCTCATCGTTTCGCATTCGCGAGATTGCGGGCGGCTATCAGTTCCATATTTTGCCGGATTACATCGGGTACGTTGAGGAGCTGTTCACGCGTCGGCGGAAGATGCGCCTGACCCGGGCAGCGTTGGAGACGCTTGCCATAATCGCCTATCGGCAGCCGGTGACGAGGGCTGAGATTGAGCACATCCGGGGCGTGGCGGCTGACGGCGTGATCCAGACGCTTATGGAGAAGAACATCATCACGATTGTTGGCCGAGCATCCACGGTCGGCAAACCGCTTCAGTACGGGACGACCGATGAGTTCCTGAAGTTCTTCGGTTTGTCCGGTCTGGAGGCGCTGCCGAAAATGTCCGAGATCGAGGAGCTCATCGCGGCATCGCAGCCGCGCTCACAGGTCGAGCTGGCGTTGCCGGATACGGCAGGGGCGGCCGGTGATGTGAAATTGAACATCGCCGACGGCACGTTTGACCCGGTCCGCGCCGCGCGAATGAATGAACCCGATTACGAACCGGTCCCTGCAGATTCAGATAGCGGCGAGACCGAGAGACACGGCGAAACAGACCTGAGCGCGTCGGGAACTGAGCCTGTGATCGCCCGTGTCTCAGTCGAAGATCTTGAATCGACCACCCACGCCGAAGCACACAATCGCGACACCAAATAG
- a CDS encoding glycosyltransferase family 4 protein — translation MNQNTERIVVYSHPGSVEAEFDHAATARRETMVVVGVTAAELEDTAPQTALVLRQIALERTYIEHCSVDPAPAAPRPGWLFGLSHRLRFLLTMLRKLRSAETVCVVPLPDRFGVAPAMITLVFARFLGKYTVLDCTSYYIEPVLEKWRRPLVPLMRCADRILVTSPSLAERIGKYGLDALGVGPLLDSDSFECREVREVQPKLLSVLPLEPSMNVGCVIQAFRLVKQKYPRAELLIAGEGSQRDALESIIAAERIGSVTFIGHVRHDEMECFFQQADLCVCGASRDDLPYSLFEALASGLPVVTTDAGAIPDYLTDGQTCLMVSLNDHVAMAEKVIALVENPELTARLSRNGRRLAEQFSSDRKGSDIRRLYRRPAN, via the coding sequence ATGAATCAGAACACGGAACGCATCGTAGTCTATTCCCACCCCGGATCAGTTGAGGCAGAATTCGATCATGCAGCGACTGCTCGGCGTGAAACGATGGTTGTCGTTGGGGTTACCGCTGCCGAGCTCGAAGATACTGCTCCGCAAACCGCTCTTGTTCTGCGTCAGATCGCCTTAGAGCGGACGTATATCGAACACTGTTCAGTCGACCCGGCGCCTGCTGCGCCCCGGCCCGGGTGGCTCTTCGGCTTGTCGCATCGTCTTCGTTTCCTCCTGACCATGCTGAGAAAGCTGCGGTCCGCCGAAACCGTCTGTGTCGTTCCCCTGCCAGACCGTTTCGGCGTCGCTCCAGCCATGATCACGCTGGTTTTCGCCCGGTTCCTTGGCAAATATACCGTGCTCGATTGCACGTCCTACTATATTGAACCTGTGCTCGAAAAATGGCGTCGCCCGTTGGTCCCACTCATGCGGTGCGCTGACCGTATCCTTGTAACTTCCCCGTCGCTGGCCGAACGGATCGGGAAATACGGCCTCGACGCCCTGGGCGTGGGACCTCTTTTGGACAGCGACAGTTTCGAATGCCGTGAGGTTCGTGAAGTCCAGCCAAAGCTCCTCTCGGTTCTGCCGCTGGAACCGTCGATGAACGTGGGTTGTGTGATTCAGGCGTTTCGACTGGTCAAACAGAAATATCCGCGCGCTGAGCTGCTGATCGCGGGTGAGGGCTCTCAAAGAGATGCGCTCGAATCGATCATTGCTGCCGAGCGGATCGGTTCTGTCACATTTATCGGCCACGTCCGACACGACGAAATGGAATGCTTCTTTCAACAGGCGGACTTATGCGTCTGTGGCGCCTCCCGTGACGACCTCCCTTATTCGTTGTTCGAGGCGTTGGCCTCCGGCCTGCCGGTAGTTACTACCGATGCCGGAGCTATCCCTGACTATTTGACCGATGGCCAAACGTGCCTGATGGTGTCACTCAATGATCATGTCGCGATGGCCGAAAAAGTGATCGCTCTGGTCGAGAATCCTGAGCTCACTGCTCGCCTTTCCCGGAATGGCCGCCGCCTTGCCGAACAGTTCTCCTCTGACCGCAAGGGGTCGGACATTCGCCGGCTCTATCGCCGCCCCGCCAACTGA
- a CDS encoding NAD(P)/FAD-dependent oxidoreductase: MKVTDKHRIVIVGGGFGGLEAAKGLRKVAAQVTLVDRRNFHLFQPLLYQVATGGLSPGDICSPLRSILKHHKNTQVLLGEVVDIDPRTRRVTLGDGEILSYDTLVLATGASHDYFGQSQWQAIAPGLKSIEDALDIRSRIFLAFETAERQADESWRRQWLTFVVVGGGPTGVELAGALGEIANETLRKDFRRIDPREAHIYVIEGRDRVLSTYPPKLSQKAARSLGRLGVTVITDSLVTAIDATGVSYRSAELDHRIDCRTVLWSAGVKASHLGRLLTNDSPAYLDKVGRVKVTPHLTVPGHEEIFVIGDLTVAFDRHGQMLPGVSPVAMQQGRYVAGIISRRLTGKSDARPFRYLDKGSMATIGRAAAVAEIFGFRLWGYPAWLVWLFLHLMYIVEFENRLLVFVQWAWNYLTKNRGARLITGEHRLPRRD; this comes from the coding sequence ATGAAAGTTACGGACAAACACCGGATAGTCATTGTGGGAGGAGGCTTTGGCGGACTGGAAGCTGCCAAGGGACTCAGGAAAGTGGCCGCCCAGGTCACCCTGGTCGACCGACGCAATTTCCACCTGTTTCAGCCGTTGCTTTATCAAGTGGCTACCGGTGGTCTCTCGCCGGGTGACATTTGTTCGCCGCTCCGGTCCATCCTCAAACACCACAAGAATACGCAAGTACTTCTTGGCGAAGTGGTCGATATCGATCCTCGGACTCGGCGGGTGACACTTGGCGACGGTGAGATCCTGTCGTATGACACGCTGGTCCTTGCAACGGGCGCCAGCCACGACTACTTTGGGCAATCGCAGTGGCAGGCAATCGCTCCCGGTCTCAAGAGTATTGAGGATGCACTCGATATCCGCAGTCGTATCTTTCTCGCCTTTGAAACCGCAGAACGGCAGGCCGATGAATCCTGGCGTCGCCAGTGGTTGACGTTTGTTGTCGTTGGCGGTGGCCCGACCGGCGTGGAACTGGCCGGCGCCCTCGGTGAGATCGCCAACGAAACACTCCGGAAGGATTTTCGGCGGATCGACCCACGTGAAGCCCATATCTACGTTATCGAAGGGCGCGACCGGGTGCTCAGCACCTACCCACCCAAACTGTCACAAAAAGCCGCTCGCTCGCTTGGCCGACTCGGTGTCACCGTCATCACCGACAGCTTGGTGACGGCCATTGATGCCACCGGCGTCTCATACCGGTCGGCGGAACTCGATCACCGCATCGATTGCCGCACTGTGCTCTGGAGCGCCGGCGTCAAAGCATCGCATCTGGGACGATTGCTCACCAACGATAGTCCCGCTTACCTTGATAAGGTCGGTCGGGTCAAAGTCACGCCTCACCTGACCGTGCCCGGGCACGAGGAGATATTCGTGATCGGCGACCTCACGGTTGCTTTCGACAGACATGGGCAGATGCTGCCCGGGGTCAGTCCGGTTGCTATGCAACAAGGTCGGTATGTCGCTGGCATTATATCTCGCCGTCTTACGGGGAAATCCGATGCGCGTCCTTTTCGTTATCTCGACAAAGGCTCGATGGCTACCATAGGCCGCGCCGCAGCCGTCGCCGAGATCTTCGGTTTCCGGCTTTGGGGCTACCCGGCCTGGCTGGTCTGGCTCTTTCTGCACCTCATGTATATTGTCGAGTTCGAGAATCGACTGCTCGTGTTCGTCCAATGGGCGTGGAACTATTTGACGAAGAACAGAGGTGCTCGACTCATCACCGGCGAACATCGCCTCCCTCGCCGGGATTGA
- the trpS gene encoding tryptophan--tRNA ligase, with protein sequence MTETQKAQSIESHPSLPKKETILSGMQPTGALHIGNLEGALRNWVRLQDQYWMYTCIVDWHSLTSEFESTAGLKDKIYQMAVDFLAVGLDPEKCAIFVQSEVKEHAELHLIFSMLITVPTLKRLPTYLEKKDQLDSYGFLGYPVLQAADICLYNAHKVPVGKDQEKHVWLANDLAKRFNAIYGKTFVEPEALFTDIPLILGSDNRKMSKSYDNHIPIEFSESQTEKRLKTFYTDPKKVRKGDPGHPEKCPIYLLHRIYTPDAEHLIAPPCKTGELGCVDCKMKLVYNLNTALRPIRERRTELLKRPDFVWDVLKTGADRARTRAQNVMEKVRDRMKTNYRKKK encoded by the coding sequence ATGACCGAGACACAGAAAGCGCAGAGCATCGAGAGTCATCCGTCCCTACCAAAGAAAGAGACGATTCTTTCCGGCATGCAACCGACCGGTGCGCTGCATATCGGCAATCTGGAGGGAGCGCTTCGGAACTGGGTCCGCCTGCAAGACCAATATTGGATGTACACGTGCATTGTGGACTGGCATTCGCTGACCTCAGAGTTCGAGAGCACAGCCGGATTGAAAGACAAGATTTATCAGATGGCGGTGGATTTTTTGGCAGTGGGGCTCGACCCGGAGAAGTGCGCTATCTTTGTCCAGTCGGAGGTCAAAGAGCACGCCGAGCTGCATCTCATTTTCTCAATGCTGATCACCGTTCCCACGCTCAAGCGGCTGCCGACCTATTTGGAGAAGAAGGACCAACTGGATTCCTATGGTTTTTTGGGGTATCCGGTGCTTCAGGCGGCGGACATTTGTCTTTACAACGCACACAAGGTCCCCGTGGGAAAAGATCAGGAGAAGCATGTCTGGCTGGCCAATGATCTGGCGAAACGGTTCAATGCCATCTACGGTAAGACGTTTGTAGAGCCGGAAGCACTGTTCACTGACATCCCGCTGATCCTCGGTTCGGATAATCGGAAGATGTCCAAGTCGTACGACAACCACATTCCGATCGAGTTCAGCGAGAGTCAGACAGAGAAGCGACTGAAGACGTTCTACACTGACCCCAAGAAAGTGCGCAAAGGGGACCCGGGGCATCCCGAGAAATGTCCCATTTATTTGCTTCACCGTATTTACACGCCGGATGCCGAGCATCTGATCGCGCCTCCCTGCAAGACCGGCGAACTCGGATGCGTGGACTGCAAGATGAAGCTGGTGTATAATTTGAATACGGCACTTCGGCCGATCCGCGAGCGCCGAACGGAGCTGCTGAAGCGGCCGGATTTCGTCTGGGACGTTCTGAAAACCGGCGCCGACCGGGCACGTACGCGCGCGCAGAACGTTATGGAGAAGGTGCGTGACCGAATGAAGACAAACTATCGGAAGAAGAAATGA
- a CDS encoding segregation/condensation protein A translates to MMDAAVETFTSDYKVNLEVFSGPLDLLLYLIRKEEVDIYDIPIAKVTSQYLKYLELMQTLNLEVAGEFILMAATLIRIKTRLLLPRDESEPEEEDPREELIMALVEYKKYKEAGELLRERALLEDQTYVPPSPLGKIEGKVDLSPATSLFDMLAAFKDVMASQREEIVHEVVPEEISIEDRIKAVVLFLKARESATFQELFADVPKRIIAVVTFIALLELARTRRIRIMQAMPFSELRVYRGEFFEATQLATDTIDYTQLTEQVEV, encoded by the coding sequence ATGATGGACGCTGCCGTCGAGACATTCACGAGCGACTACAAGGTCAATCTGGAGGTATTCTCCGGCCCGCTGGATTTGCTGTTGTACCTGATCCGCAAGGAGGAAGTCGACATATACGACATCCCGATCGCGAAGGTCACGTCGCAGTACCTGAAATACCTTGAGCTGATGCAAACCTTGAATCTGGAGGTCGCCGGCGAGTTCATTCTGATGGCGGCGACGCTAATCCGGATCAAGACGCGTCTTCTGTTGCCGCGCGATGAGTCCGAGCCTGAGGAAGAGGATCCGCGCGAAGAACTGATCATGGCGCTGGTCGAGTACAAGAAATACAAAGAAGCCGGTGAGCTGCTTCGCGAACGGGCGCTTCTGGAAGACCAAACCTACGTGCCGCCCTCGCCGCTTGGTAAGATTGAGGGGAAAGTGGATCTGAGTCCGGCGACATCGCTGTTCGATATGCTCGCCGCTTTCAAGGACGTAATGGCATCGCAGCGCGAGGAGATCGTGCACGAGGTGGTGCCTGAGGAGATATCGATCGAGGATCGCATCAAGGCGGTGGTGCTGTTTTTGAAGGCGCGGGAGTCGGCGACGTTTCAGGAACTGTTCGCCGATGTGCCGAAACGGATCATTGCGGTGGTGACCTTCATCGCGTTGCTCGAATTGGCGCGGACACGCCGCATTCGAATCATGCAGGCGATGCCGTTCTCCGAGCTTCGCGTGTACCGGGGGGAGTTTTTCGAGGCGACACAGCTGGCCACTGACACGATCGACTACACGCAATTGACCGAACAGGTGGAAGTATAA
- a CDS encoding HNH endonuclease — protein sequence MSSSLITRNVLMLNQNYEPLTVCTARRAFLLLFQGKAEMIETADGFKIHSVNRSFPLPSVVRLWQYKKVPFKRIMLTRKNILMRDGHRCQYCGTSRGPMTVDHVMPKTMHGKDSWENLVCACVDCNNRKGDRTPEKAGLTLVRRPTRPTHIHFIQRYIGVSDVRWRRYLFMD from the coding sequence ATGAGTAGCTCGCTGATTACCCGCAATGTGCTGATGCTCAATCAGAACTACGAGCCGCTGACCGTCTGTACGGCTCGCCGCGCCTTCCTGCTGTTGTTTCAAGGGAAGGCCGAGATGATTGAGACGGCTGACGGTTTCAAGATTCATAGCGTCAACCGCAGTTTCCCGCTGCCGTCGGTTGTACGGCTCTGGCAGTACAAGAAGGTGCCGTTCAAACGGATCATGTTGACGCGCAAGAACATCCTGATGCGAGACGGTCACCGCTGCCAATACTGCGGCACGAGCCGGGGACCGATGACCGTGGACCACGTGATGCCCAAGACCATGCATGGCAAGGACAGTTGGGAAAACTTAGTCTGTGCGTGCGTCGACTGTAACAACAGAAAAGGGGATCGGACACCAGAAAAAGCGGGCCTGACGCTGGTGCGCCGTCCCACTCGGCCCACGCATATTCATTTCATTCAGCGATATATTGGCGTCTCCGACGTTCGCTGGCGCCGATACCTCTTCATGGATTAG
- a CDS encoding glycosyltransferase family 4 protein codes for MKVVWLKSEYLFPPDTGGKTRAYHLLRHLHKQIDVDYLGFRPAAQDRQEPSWKECANRVHTIHKPEEQKSGAAFYGRVAANLVSATPYFVKRNCSPELRGVLRDLETGGVDIVVCDSLDMACNIDFATPARKILFHPSIETSLWRQRYESTTSLMRKSYFNYETKRMASFESAMCNRFDLVVVVSEDDRLTLQSEFHVKAPIEIIPVGVACDYFAPQPSRAVVPKRLMFSGSLELLSNIDQLLWFASEILPLIKRRHPDVTLDIVGKDPAVEIIALGMKDASIFVTGWVDDIRLYLAQADIYIVPLRVPGGRRVKVYEALAMRKPVVATSYGVEGLLLKHGRHLLVADTPRDFADAVCALLDDPHQKATLADNGWRLMNEQFDYSIMARLFVNLLHRVAASPARPRR; via the coding sequence ATGAAAGTTGTCTGGCTTAAATCAGAGTACCTGTTTCCACCGGACACAGGCGGCAAAACGCGCGCCTATCACCTGCTCAGGCATTTGCACAAACAGATCGATGTTGATTACCTCGGTTTCAGGCCCGCTGCCCAGGACCGCCAGGAACCATCGTGGAAAGAATGCGCCAATCGCGTGCACACGATCCACAAGCCTGAAGAGCAGAAGTCCGGCGCAGCCTTCTACGGGCGTGTGGCCGCCAACCTGGTATCAGCTACTCCGTACTTCGTCAAACGCAATTGCTCGCCAGAGCTGCGGGGCGTCCTGCGCGATCTGGAAACAGGCGGTGTCGACATCGTGGTATGCGACTCCCTCGATATGGCCTGCAACATCGATTTTGCCACCCCGGCCAGGAAAATCCTCTTTCACCCCAGTATCGAAACGAGCCTCTGGCGGCAGCGGTATGAATCCACGACCAGCCTCATGCGCAAGAGCTATTTCAACTATGAGACCAAGCGGATGGCTTCGTTCGAATCCGCCATGTGCAACCGGTTCGATCTGGTAGTGGTGGTGAGCGAGGATGACCGCCTGACTCTGCAGAGCGAGTTCCATGTAAAGGCGCCTATCGAAATCATCCCTGTCGGTGTAGCGTGCGACTATTTTGCGCCACAGCCGTCACGGGCGGTTGTGCCCAAGCGATTGATGTTCTCCGGTTCGCTGGAATTGCTGTCGAATATCGACCAATTGCTGTGGTTTGCCTCCGAAATCCTTCCGCTCATCAAACGTCGCCATCCCGATGTGACCCTGGATATTGTGGGCAAAGATCCTGCCGTGGAGATCATCGCCCTTGGCATGAAAGACGCCTCGATATTTGTCACCGGGTGGGTTGACGATATCAGGCTCTACCTGGCTCAGGCAGATATCTACATCGTTCCGCTCCGAGTTCCCGGCGGCAGGCGCGTCAAAGTGTACGAGGCACTCGCCATGCGCAAACCGGTGGTCGCTACCTCGTACGGTGTCGAGGGACTTCTGCTCAAGCATGGCCGCCACCTCCTGGTGGCGGATACTCCGAGGGATTTCGCCGATGCCGTCTGCGCATTGCTCGATGACCCCCATCAGAAGGCCACATTAGCCGACAACGGGTGGCGTCTCATGAACGAGCAGTTCGATTACTCCATCATGGCCCGCTTGTTCGTGAATCTGCTTCACCGGGTGGCCGCGTCCCCGGCGCGTCCTCGTCGTTGA
- a CDS encoding pseudouridine synthase yields MIRINKFLSLCGVTSRRGAETLIEEGRVRVNGVALDKVGTVIEESTDVVLVDGLEVKPVERKIYVVLNKPPNVMTTLKDPFRRKTITTFLKKLPHRVYPVGRLDFDTEGVLILTNDGDLAFRLAHPKYQVPKVYEARVKGQFKSEDAVRIADGIKLEDGATGKASVDILGFVKTSTRLRLTLTEGRKREVKQLCKLVGHAVEQLRRVDFAGIKAKGLGLGEWRLLTDSEVRRLMEMVGLK; encoded by the coding sequence ATGATCCGTATCAACAAATTTCTCTCTTTGTGTGGCGTGACTTCGCGCCGCGGCGCGGAGACGCTGATCGAGGAGGGGCGGGTGCGGGTGAACGGAGTGGCGCTCGATAAGGTGGGTACGGTCATCGAAGAGAGCACTGACGTGGTTCTGGTCGACGGTCTTGAGGTAAAGCCGGTCGAGCGGAAAATCTACGTGGTGCTCAACAAACCCCCCAACGTCATGACCACACTCAAGGACCCGTTTCGACGAAAGACCATAACGACGTTTCTCAAAAAGCTGCCACACCGCGTGTATCCCGTCGGACGGCTCGATTTTGACACCGAAGGGGTTTTGATCCTCACCAACGACGGTGACCTGGCGTTTCGACTGGCGCATCCAAAATACCAGGTGCCGAAGGTATATGAAGCACGAGTCAAGGGACAATTCAAGTCGGAGGACGCCGTCAGGATCGCAGACGGCATCAAGCTTGAAGACGGAGCTACGGGGAAGGCATCGGTCGATATTCTCGGATTCGTGAAGACAAGCACTCGGCTCCGTCTCACTCTGACCGAAGGGCGCAAGCGGGAAGTGAAGCAGTTGTGTAAGCTGGTGGGGCACGCCGTGGAGCAACTGCGGCGGGTGGATTTTGCAGGGATCAAGGCCAAAGGGCTCGGGCTCGGCGAATGGCGGCTGCTGACAGATTCCGAAGTAAGGAGATTGATGGAAATGGTGGGGTTGAAGTGA